One window of the Runella slithyformis DSM 19594 genome contains the following:
- a CDS encoding sulfatase family protein: MKKTTIFALSIFVISIISAFQLLPSKEPSKATPPNIILIFMDDLGYGDLSCYGALQYRTPNLDRLAGEGIRFTNFLAAQAVCSASRAALLTGCYPNRVGISGALFPNAKVGLNPEETTIAELLKDKGYATGMFGKWHLGDRPEFLPTRQGFDEYVGLPYSNDMWPVHYDGSPISTTSDNRKKNFPFLPLLHNSDTLQEIKTLDDQAKLTGIYTERAVNFINRHKKSPFFVYLPHSMPHVPIAASAKFKGKSKQGTYGDVLMEIDWSVGEIMKALKENGLDKNTVVIFTSDNGPWLNYGNHAGSSGGLREGKGNSFEGGQRVPCIVRWKGITPAGLVCNKLTSTIDLLPTIAHICGTKLPARPIDGVDILPLLKGDMEATPRRYFYYFYRRNNLEAVRRDDWKLVLPHEGRSYEGQAPGNDGFPGKAPENIPFPLALYDLRRDPAERYDVKETYPEILAELQKVAEEAREDLGDDITKRTGKNVRKSGMVQ, translated from the coding sequence ATGAAAAAAACAACCATCTTTGCCCTGAGCATTTTTGTTATTTCAATCATTTCTGCTTTTCAGCTTCTGCCGTCAAAAGAACCATCTAAAGCCACTCCGCCCAATATCATTTTGATCTTCATGGACGACTTAGGCTACGGTGATCTGAGTTGTTATGGAGCCTTGCAGTACCGCACGCCCAATCTCGACCGACTGGCCGGTGAAGGGATTCGATTTACCAATTTTTTGGCGGCTCAGGCCGTGTGCAGCGCTTCACGTGCTGCGCTGCTGACGGGCTGCTACCCCAACCGCGTCGGCATTTCGGGAGCTCTATTTCCCAATGCCAAAGTAGGGTTGAATCCGGAGGAAACGACCATTGCGGAGTTACTGAAAGATAAAGGCTACGCCACGGGGATGTTCGGCAAATGGCACCTCGGCGACCGCCCTGAATTTTTGCCTACCCGGCAGGGTTTTGACGAATACGTGGGCCTCCCCTACTCCAACGACATGTGGCCCGTTCATTATGATGGCAGCCCTATTTCCACTACTTCTGATAACCGCAAAAAGAACTTTCCGTTTTTGCCGCTTTTGCATAATTCCGACACGTTGCAGGAAATCAAAACCCTCGATGACCAAGCCAAACTGACGGGAATTTATACCGAACGGGCCGTCAATTTCATCAACCGGCACAAAAAAAGCCCATTTTTCGTGTACCTGCCCCATTCCATGCCTCACGTGCCCATTGCGGCATCGGCAAAGTTTAAGGGTAAAAGCAAACAGGGTACCTATGGCGATGTATTGATGGAAATCGACTGGTCGGTGGGGGAGATCATGAAAGCCCTTAAAGAAAACGGATTGGATAAAAATACGGTCGTCATTTTCACGAGCGACAACGGCCCCTGGCTCAATTACGGCAACCATGCCGGCTCCTCGGGCGGCTTACGGGAAGGCAAAGGCAACAGTTTTGAAGGCGGCCAACGCGTGCCGTGCATCGTACGCTGGAAAGGCATTACACCCGCAGGGCTCGTATGTAATAAACTCACTTCTACCATTGATCTGTTGCCCACCATCGCCCACATCTGCGGCACCAAACTCCCGGCCCGGCCCATTGACGGAGTGGATATTTTACCGCTGCTGAAAGGCGATATGGAAGCCACACCGCGCCGATATTTTTATTATTTTTATCGTCGCAACAACCTCGAAGCCGTCCGGCGAGACGACTGGAAACTGGTGCTCCCGCACGAAGGCCGTTCTTACGAAGGCCAAGCGCCCGGAAATGACGGCTTCCCGGGAAAAGCCCCCGAAAACATTCCCTTCCCGCTCGCGCTCTACGACCTCCGCCGCGACCCTGCCGAGCGCTACGATGTGAAAGAAACCTATCCGGAAATACTGGCCGAACTCCAAAAAGTAGCCGAAGAGGCCCGCGAGGACTTGGGAGATGATATTACCAAACGCACGGGGAAAAATGTGCGGAAAAGTGGAATGGTACAATAG